In Miscanthus floridulus cultivar M001 chromosome 5, ASM1932011v1, whole genome shotgun sequence, one genomic interval encodes:
- the LOC136449542 gene encoding uncharacterized protein, whose amino-acid sequence MGGLLLPHHQTFPNSLQAAIPGSLSLHKGVHLFCSPRQGFPRSFWSALIRSEANGNGVALPDMVSKHSKEELIAFFRDIQTSIAERSPKASKRTRKQPPDPLKEVHGREQSHGRGDGGTGDVSEERQRKVMNLEDMNVADLRELARARRMRGYSKLKKGELIDRLKGVMQ is encoded by the exons atggGAGGCTTGCTCTTGCCGCATCACCAAACCTTTCCAAATTCTTTGCAAGCTGCCATCCCGGGATCTCTCTCTCTTCACAAAG GTGTGCACCTCTTCTGTTCTCCGCGGCAAGGCTTTCCACGCTCATTTTGGTCGGCCCTCATCAGATCAGAAGCCAACGGGAACGGCGTGGCGTTGCCAGACATGGTCAGCAAGCATAGCAAGGAGGAGCTCATTGCTTTCTTCAGAGACATTCAGACCTCCATTGCCGAGAGGTCGCCTAAAGCTTCCAAGAGGACGAGGAAGCAGCCACCTGATCCGTTAAAAGAGGTCCACGGGAGGGAGCAGTCACACG GTAGAGGAGACGGCGGCACCGGCGATGTTTCAGAGGAACGACAGAGGAAAGTGATGAATCTGGAGGACATGAACGTTGCCGACTTGAGAGAATTGGCGAGGGCGAGAAGGATGAGGGGTTACTCCAAGCTAAAGAAGGGCGAGCTCATTGATCGGTTGAAAGGGGTTATGCAATAA
- the LOC136449543 gene encoding uncharacterized protein isoform X1 has product MVNYLSNDFVCPTCPCMYAVCILMLPFCTFFHDFQRMGAGRKTETFYAATPSAQTQNRSNEWYGAFSVAARNLREDELGGVIFGCKHNTMNECLSKQLFGLPSSHFSYVKNVKPGMPLFLFNYSDRKMHGIYEAACAGKLNIDQFAWSDGGRIKTQFPAQVLISMKTHCFPVPESQFQSVIRGNYYRPRHFFFELDHEQTRALISLFKPAPVHDVPNKWDPSRSMQSPTVEAYVNPGHVKPESYIKDLNPFDVSSESHCIDPYNLVDPDGEYASASRTSTSHLDDESSNWDDLDDVATKEGTEFVNDDHPHINPQHNEQCGTVAVRQKLQEMSVLRQQEAQSSKDTVDSASNKPMPQEPQFDATLPTDPSDSTSKGDVRIEDLKSLGQSRGNAELLHIVKELSKRNQAMEKKLFESDKEILFLRESMKDTGGRIQELEYQYEKLQSNYNSLVPLLGSPHDNMEGPSIFLIGGYRGSTCLSSLDSFCPKTDRVVPLCSMSSARAYAAVAALKDHLYIFGGGDGSSWYHTVECYSIGSNKWITCPRLKHAKGSLAGTTLNDKIFAIGGGDGSAVFSEVEMFDPALGRWIDSVSMRQKRFAPAAAVLSGTLYVTGGYDGNTYLQSAERYDPREGFWTLLPSMSARRGSHSVAVMRESLFAVGGYDGNSKISTVEIFDPRANSWRIDSSSSTARGYGCAVTMDDNLYLIGGVNDAGETIETVEVYNERQGWSISGCRSIGRRAFACAITV; this is encoded by the exons ATGGTGAATTATCTCAGTAACGATTTTGTTTGTCCAACTTGCCCCTGCATGTATGCTGTATGCATATTAATGTTGCCATTTTGCACGTTTTTTCATGATTTCCAAAGAATGGGTGCTGGAAGGAAGACTGAAACTTTCTATGCTGCAACACCAAGTGCACAGACACAAAATCGAAGCAATGAATGGTATGGAGCCTTTTCTGTTGCTGCCCGTAATCTTCGGGAAGATGAGCTAGGAGGAGTGATTTTTGGCTGCAAACACAACACCATGAATGAATGCCTCTCAAAACAGCTGTTTG GTTTGCCTTCAAGCCATTTCTCATATGTGAAGAATGTTAAACCTGGCATGCCCCTATTTCTGTTCAATTATAGTGACCGAAAAATGCATGGAATTTATGAGGCTGCATGTGCTGGCAAGCTTAACATTGATCAATTTGCTTGGAGTGATGGTGGTAGAATAAAGACACAATTTCCTGCACAG GTCCTCATCTCCATGAAGACTCACTGCTTTCCAGTTCCAGAGTCTCAATTCCAAAGTGTGATCCGTGGCAATTATTACAGACCTCgtcacttcttctttgagctagACCATGAACAAACAAGAGCTTTGATATCTTTGTTTAAGCCTGCCCCTGTTCATGATGTTCCAAACAAATGGGATCCTTCCAGATCTATGCAATCTCCAACAGTCGAAGCGTATGTTAATCCTGGTCATGTGAAGCCTGAGTCCTATATAAAGGATCTCAATCCATTTGATGTTTCTTCTGAATCTCATTGTATTGACCCTTACAACTTGGTTGATCCAGATGGTGAATATGCTAGTGCGAGTAGAACATCAACAAGCCACCTTGACGATGAGTCTTCTAACTGGGATGATTTAGATGATGTTGCGACCAAGGAAGGAACTGAATTTGTCAATGATGACCATCCACATATTAATCCACAACATAATGAACAGTGTGGCACAGTGGCTGTTAGGCAGAAACTACAAGAGATGTCTGTTTTACGACAGCAGGAGGCTCAATCCTCCAAGGACACTGTTGATTCTGCTTCAAATAAACCAATGCCTCAAGAACCACAGTTTGATGCCACACTCCCCACAGACCCATCTGATTCCACCTCAAAGGGTGATGTACGTATTGAAGACCTGAAATCATTAGGGCAATCTCGTGGAAATGCTGAG CTGCTTCACATCGTCAAAGAACTATCCAAGAGGAACCAAGCAATGGAGAAAAAACTG TTTGAGTCAGATAAAGAAATACTGTTTCTGAGGGAATCGATGAAGGACACAGGAGGAAGAATTCAGGAACTGGAATACCAGTATGAGAAACTACAATCAAACTATAACTCTTTGGTCCCACTCCTTGGTAGTCCACATGATAATATGGAAGGACCATCAATATTCCTAATAGGTGGCTACAGGGGCAGTACTTGCCTGTCATCACTAGATTCCTTTTGCCCTAAGACAGACAGAGTAGTGCCTCTGTGTTCAATGAGCTCAGCCCGTGCATATGCAGCAGTAGCTGCATTGAAGGATCATCTCTATATTTTTGGTGGTGGGGATGGCAGTTCATGGTATCACACAG TGGAATGCTACAGTATAGGCAGTAATAAATGGATAACATGCCCCCGCTTGAAACATGCAAAAGGAAGCCTTGCTGGAACTACATTGAATGATAAAATATTTGCTATTGGTGGTGGAGATGGGTCTGCAGTTTTCTCAGAAGTTGAGATGTTTGATCCAGCACTCGGGAGGTGGATAGACAGTGTGTCAATGCGGCAAAAG AGATTTGCTCCTGCTGCAGCCGTATTAAGTGGTACACTCTATGTAACTGGTGGTTATGATGGCAACACGTACTTACA ATCAGCAGAAAGATATGACCCAAGGGAAGGTTTCTGGACTCTGCTTCCAAGTATGAGTGCAAGAAGAGGATCCCACTCCGTAGCTGTCAtgagggaatcctt ATTCGCTGTGGGAGGGTATGATGGAAACAGCAAGATTTCTACTGTAGAAATCTTTGATCCGCGTGCCAATTCATGGAGGATAGACAGTTCATCCAGCACCGCAAGAGGATACGGATGTGCGGTGACAATGGATGATAATCTGTACCTCATTGGTGGGGTCAATGATGCTGGAGAAACTATCGAGACT GTTGAAGTTTACAATGAGAGGCAAGGCTGGTCGATCTCTGGCTGCAGATCCATAGGGAGGAGGGCCTTTGCCTGCGCTATCACCGTTTGA
- the LOC136449543 gene encoding uncharacterized protein isoform X2: protein MGAGRKTETFYAATPSAQTQNRSNEWYGAFSVAARNLREDELGGVIFGCKHNTMNECLSKQLFGLPSSHFSYVKNVKPGMPLFLFNYSDRKMHGIYEAACAGKLNIDQFAWSDGGRIKTQFPAQVLISMKTHCFPVPESQFQSVIRGNYYRPRHFFFELDHEQTRALISLFKPAPVHDVPNKWDPSRSMQSPTVEAYVNPGHVKPESYIKDLNPFDVSSESHCIDPYNLVDPDGEYASASRTSTSHLDDESSNWDDLDDVATKEGTEFVNDDHPHINPQHNEQCGTVAVRQKLQEMSVLRQQEAQSSKDTVDSASNKPMPQEPQFDATLPTDPSDSTSKGDVRIEDLKSLGQSRGNAELLHIVKELSKRNQAMEKKLFESDKEILFLRESMKDTGGRIQELEYQYEKLQSNYNSLVPLLGSPHDNMEGPSIFLIGGYRGSTCLSSLDSFCPKTDRVVPLCSMSSARAYAAVAALKDHLYIFGGGDGSSWYHTVECYSIGSNKWITCPRLKHAKGSLAGTTLNDKIFAIGGGDGSAVFSEVEMFDPALGRWIDSVSMRQKRFAPAAAVLSGTLYVTGGYDGNTYLQSAERYDPREGFWTLLPSMSARRGSHSVAVMRESLFAVGGYDGNSKISTVEIFDPRANSWRIDSSSSTARGYGCAVTMDDNLYLIGGVNDAGETIETVEVYNERQGWSISGCRSIGRRAFACAITV, encoded by the exons ATGGGTGCTGGAAGGAAGACTGAAACTTTCTATGCTGCAACACCAAGTGCACAGACACAAAATCGAAGCAATGAATGGTATGGAGCCTTTTCTGTTGCTGCCCGTAATCTTCGGGAAGATGAGCTAGGAGGAGTGATTTTTGGCTGCAAACACAACACCATGAATGAATGCCTCTCAAAACAGCTGTTTG GTTTGCCTTCAAGCCATTTCTCATATGTGAAGAATGTTAAACCTGGCATGCCCCTATTTCTGTTCAATTATAGTGACCGAAAAATGCATGGAATTTATGAGGCTGCATGTGCTGGCAAGCTTAACATTGATCAATTTGCTTGGAGTGATGGTGGTAGAATAAAGACACAATTTCCTGCACAG GTCCTCATCTCCATGAAGACTCACTGCTTTCCAGTTCCAGAGTCTCAATTCCAAAGTGTGATCCGTGGCAATTATTACAGACCTCgtcacttcttctttgagctagACCATGAACAAACAAGAGCTTTGATATCTTTGTTTAAGCCTGCCCCTGTTCATGATGTTCCAAACAAATGGGATCCTTCCAGATCTATGCAATCTCCAACAGTCGAAGCGTATGTTAATCCTGGTCATGTGAAGCCTGAGTCCTATATAAAGGATCTCAATCCATTTGATGTTTCTTCTGAATCTCATTGTATTGACCCTTACAACTTGGTTGATCCAGATGGTGAATATGCTAGTGCGAGTAGAACATCAACAAGCCACCTTGACGATGAGTCTTCTAACTGGGATGATTTAGATGATGTTGCGACCAAGGAAGGAACTGAATTTGTCAATGATGACCATCCACATATTAATCCACAACATAATGAACAGTGTGGCACAGTGGCTGTTAGGCAGAAACTACAAGAGATGTCTGTTTTACGACAGCAGGAGGCTCAATCCTCCAAGGACACTGTTGATTCTGCTTCAAATAAACCAATGCCTCAAGAACCACAGTTTGATGCCACACTCCCCACAGACCCATCTGATTCCACCTCAAAGGGTGATGTACGTATTGAAGACCTGAAATCATTAGGGCAATCTCGTGGAAATGCTGAG CTGCTTCACATCGTCAAAGAACTATCCAAGAGGAACCAAGCAATGGAGAAAAAACTG TTTGAGTCAGATAAAGAAATACTGTTTCTGAGGGAATCGATGAAGGACACAGGAGGAAGAATTCAGGAACTGGAATACCAGTATGAGAAACTACAATCAAACTATAACTCTTTGGTCCCACTCCTTGGTAGTCCACATGATAATATGGAAGGACCATCAATATTCCTAATAGGTGGCTACAGGGGCAGTACTTGCCTGTCATCACTAGATTCCTTTTGCCCTAAGACAGACAGAGTAGTGCCTCTGTGTTCAATGAGCTCAGCCCGTGCATATGCAGCAGTAGCTGCATTGAAGGATCATCTCTATATTTTTGGTGGTGGGGATGGCAGTTCATGGTATCACACAG TGGAATGCTACAGTATAGGCAGTAATAAATGGATAACATGCCCCCGCTTGAAACATGCAAAAGGAAGCCTTGCTGGAACTACATTGAATGATAAAATATTTGCTATTGGTGGTGGAGATGGGTCTGCAGTTTTCTCAGAAGTTGAGATGTTTGATCCAGCACTCGGGAGGTGGATAGACAGTGTGTCAATGCGGCAAAAG AGATTTGCTCCTGCTGCAGCCGTATTAAGTGGTACACTCTATGTAACTGGTGGTTATGATGGCAACACGTACTTACA ATCAGCAGAAAGATATGACCCAAGGGAAGGTTTCTGGACTCTGCTTCCAAGTATGAGTGCAAGAAGAGGATCCCACTCCGTAGCTGTCAtgagggaatcctt ATTCGCTGTGGGAGGGTATGATGGAAACAGCAAGATTTCTACTGTAGAAATCTTTGATCCGCGTGCCAATTCATGGAGGATAGACAGTTCATCCAGCACCGCAAGAGGATACGGATGTGCGGTGACAATGGATGATAATCTGTACCTCATTGGTGGGGTCAATGATGCTGGAGAAACTATCGAGACT GTTGAAGTTTACAATGAGAGGCAAGGCTGGTCGATCTCTGGCTGCAGATCCATAGGGAGGAGGGCCTTTGCCTGCGCTATCACCGTTTGA
- the LOC136449543 gene encoding uncharacterized protein isoform X3: protein MPLKTAVCDRKMHGIYEAACAGKLNIDQFAWSDGGRIKTQFPAQVLISMKTHCFPVPESQFQSVIRGNYYRPRHFFFELDHEQTRALISLFKPAPVHDVPNKWDPSRSMQSPTVEAYVNPGHVKPESYIKDLNPFDVSSESHCIDPYNLVDPDGEYASASRTSTSHLDDESSNWDDLDDVATKEGTEFVNDDHPHINPQHNEQCGTVAVRQKLQEMSVLRQQEAQSSKDTVDSASNKPMPQEPQFDATLPTDPSDSTSKGDVRIEDLKSLGQSRGNAELLHIVKELSKRNQAMEKKLFESDKEILFLRESMKDTGGRIQELEYQYEKLQSNYNSLVPLLGSPHDNMEGPSIFLIGGYRGSTCLSSLDSFCPKTDRVVPLCSMSSARAYAAVAALKDHLYIFGGGDGSSWYHTVECYSIGSNKWITCPRLKHAKGSLAGTTLNDKIFAIGGGDGSAVFSEVEMFDPALGRWIDSVSMRQKRFAPAAAVLSGTLYVTGGYDGNTYLQSAERYDPREGFWTLLPSMSARRGSHSVAVMRESLFAVGGYDGNSKISTVEIFDPRANSWRIDSSSSTARGYGCAVTMDDNLYLIGGVNDAGETIETVEVYNERQGWSISGCRSIGRRAFACAITV from the exons ATGCCTCTCAAAACAGCTGTTTG TGACCGAAAAATGCATGGAATTTATGAGGCTGCATGTGCTGGCAAGCTTAACATTGATCAATTTGCTTGGAGTGATGGTGGTAGAATAAAGACACAATTTCCTGCACAG GTCCTCATCTCCATGAAGACTCACTGCTTTCCAGTTCCAGAGTCTCAATTCCAAAGTGTGATCCGTGGCAATTATTACAGACCTCgtcacttcttctttgagctagACCATGAACAAACAAGAGCTTTGATATCTTTGTTTAAGCCTGCCCCTGTTCATGATGTTCCAAACAAATGGGATCCTTCCAGATCTATGCAATCTCCAACAGTCGAAGCGTATGTTAATCCTGGTCATGTGAAGCCTGAGTCCTATATAAAGGATCTCAATCCATTTGATGTTTCTTCTGAATCTCATTGTATTGACCCTTACAACTTGGTTGATCCAGATGGTGAATATGCTAGTGCGAGTAGAACATCAACAAGCCACCTTGACGATGAGTCTTCTAACTGGGATGATTTAGATGATGTTGCGACCAAGGAAGGAACTGAATTTGTCAATGATGACCATCCACATATTAATCCACAACATAATGAACAGTGTGGCACAGTGGCTGTTAGGCAGAAACTACAAGAGATGTCTGTTTTACGACAGCAGGAGGCTCAATCCTCCAAGGACACTGTTGATTCTGCTTCAAATAAACCAATGCCTCAAGAACCACAGTTTGATGCCACACTCCCCACAGACCCATCTGATTCCACCTCAAAGGGTGATGTACGTATTGAAGACCTGAAATCATTAGGGCAATCTCGTGGAAATGCTGAG CTGCTTCACATCGTCAAAGAACTATCCAAGAGGAACCAAGCAATGGAGAAAAAACTG TTTGAGTCAGATAAAGAAATACTGTTTCTGAGGGAATCGATGAAGGACACAGGAGGAAGAATTCAGGAACTGGAATACCAGTATGAGAAACTACAATCAAACTATAACTCTTTGGTCCCACTCCTTGGTAGTCCACATGATAATATGGAAGGACCATCAATATTCCTAATAGGTGGCTACAGGGGCAGTACTTGCCTGTCATCACTAGATTCCTTTTGCCCTAAGACAGACAGAGTAGTGCCTCTGTGTTCAATGAGCTCAGCCCGTGCATATGCAGCAGTAGCTGCATTGAAGGATCATCTCTATATTTTTGGTGGTGGGGATGGCAGTTCATGGTATCACACAG TGGAATGCTACAGTATAGGCAGTAATAAATGGATAACATGCCCCCGCTTGAAACATGCAAAAGGAAGCCTTGCTGGAACTACATTGAATGATAAAATATTTGCTATTGGTGGTGGAGATGGGTCTGCAGTTTTCTCAGAAGTTGAGATGTTTGATCCAGCACTCGGGAGGTGGATAGACAGTGTGTCAATGCGGCAAAAG AGATTTGCTCCTGCTGCAGCCGTATTAAGTGGTACACTCTATGTAACTGGTGGTTATGATGGCAACACGTACTTACA ATCAGCAGAAAGATATGACCCAAGGGAAGGTTTCTGGACTCTGCTTCCAAGTATGAGTGCAAGAAGAGGATCCCACTCCGTAGCTGTCAtgagggaatcctt ATTCGCTGTGGGAGGGTATGATGGAAACAGCAAGATTTCTACTGTAGAAATCTTTGATCCGCGTGCCAATTCATGGAGGATAGACAGTTCATCCAGCACCGCAAGAGGATACGGATGTGCGGTGACAATGGATGATAATCTGTACCTCATTGGTGGGGTCAATGATGCTGGAGAAACTATCGAGACT GTTGAAGTTTACAATGAGAGGCAAGGCTGGTCGATCTCTGGCTGCAGATCCATAGGGAGGAGGGCCTTTGCCTGCGCTATCACCGTTTGA
- the LOC136449544 gene encoding uncharacterized protein, whose product MASNFVPDAWAWITSLPPFTHWRTSAMSLCICTTPSSSASSQPSMNLSIVKNPSIPQPSYVTFSIFANYSVPVSLWTSKPVHLKTKTQQTLDEQDMIQVFVDIVNSVMRYCPDKKSSFRFPGAQPHANFKDVFNIVFLSLAFLVCIYESPRDLRPGCLDSLRTQLTGSKCRDAAKNLVKMLGANLEDQWMQTMNLAVTNWIVELRSANQSSGVSSPLFSYALSASGLWKVQLYCPVITMGMEEPAEATQDERLLFSLIYQQVECVIQLAYRTARRDNWIDVEVKVDNIRCDVDSLVSETLMAERGYGSEEKHFPSRVMLQITPMQQSDVLSVSVGKSNDNPTHEFGFEKGFEGSFDPPNSFGLKASVTESLTLAMKPWKFEQSVHGNTATLNWFLHDGVNGREVYSSKPSKLSLLQPRAWFRDRYSNAYRPFTKQGGVIFARDEYGDSVWWKICGATLGKTMNWEIRGWIWLTYWPNKQRTFHSETRWLEFRECLQLPLTKFP is encoded by the exons ATGGCCTCCAACTTTGTGCCTGATGCCTGGGCTTGGATCACCAGCCTGCCCCCATTCACCCATTGGCGCACCAGCGCCATGTCCCTTTGCATttgcaccacaccatcatcatcagcgtCATCACAGCCATCAATGAACCTCTCGATTGTGAAAAACCCTTCCATCCCCCAGCCTTCTTATGTTACCTTCTCCATCTTTGCAAACTACAGTGTGCCAGTTTCCCTGTGGACGTCAAAACCAGTCCATCTGAAAACAAAGACACAGCAAACTCTAGATGAACAAGATATGATACAGGTCTTCGTTGACATTGTCAACTCAGTGATGAGGTATTGTCCAGACAAAAAATCGTCATTTCGGTTCCCTGGGGCACAGCCTCATGCCAACTTCAAGGACGTGTTCAACATAGTTTTCTTGTCCCTGGCCTTCCTGGTGTGCATCTACGAGTCTCCTCGTGATCTCCGTCCTGGATGCTTGGATTCACTGAGAACCCAGCTTACTGGTTCAAAGTGCAGAGATGCCGCAAAGAACCTTGTAAAGATGCTTGGGGCAAACCTTGAGGACCAGTGGATGCAGACAATGAATCTCGCAGTAACTAACTGGATCGTTGAGCTGAGATCCGCAAACCAGTCATCTGGGGTATCATCGCCGCTGTTCTCATATGCCCTCTCAGCAAGCGGGCTCTGGAAGGTGCAGCTGTACTGCCCAGTCATAACCATGGGCATGGAGGAACCTGCAGAAGCAACACAGGATGAGCGCCTTCTCTTCTCACTCATTTATCAGCAGGTTGAATGTGTGATTCAGCTAGCTTATAGAACAGCAAGAAGGGATAACTGGATTGATGTCGAGGTGAAGGTAGACAACATAAG GTGTGATGTGGACTCTTTGGTCTCTGAGACCCTCATGGCAGAACGTGGATATGGCTCTGAAGAGAAGCACTTCCCATCTCGTGTCATGCTGCAAATCACACCTATGCAACAATCTGATGTGCTGTCTGTTTCTGTCGGCAAGTCCAACGACAACCCCACACATGAATTTGGTTTTGAGAAGGGCTTTGAGGGTTCCTTTGATCCCCCAAACTCATTTGGTCTGAAGGCATCAGTCACTGAAAGCCTTACACTGGCCATGAAGCCCTGGAAATTTGAGCAGTCTGTGCATGGCAACACTGCAACCTTGAACTGGTTTCTTCATGATGGTGTCAATGGAAGGGAGGTTTATTCCTCAAAACCTTCAAAGCTTTCTCTGCTTCAACCCAGGGCCTGGTTCCGTGACAGGTACTCAAATGCATACCGCCCGTTCACAAAGCAGGGGGGTGTCATTTTTGCACGTGATGAGTATGGAgatagtgtctggtggaagatctGTGGTGCAACACTAGGAAAGACTATGAACTGGGAAATCCGAGGGTGGATTTGGCTAACATACTGGCCTAACAAACAAAGGACCTTCCATAGCGAAACAAGGTGGCTTGAATTTAGAGAATGCCTGCAGCTTCCCCTTACAAAGTTTCCATAA
- the LOC136449545 gene encoding dehydration-responsive element-binding protein 2A-like isoform X1 has translation MELGDAAAGQGAQGDAASGALVRKKRMRRKSTGPDSIAETIKWWKEQNQKLQDESGSRKAPAKGSKKGCMAGKGGPENVNCVYRGVRQRTWGKWVAEIREPNRGRRLWLGSFPTAVEAAHAYDEAAKAMYGPKARVNFSENSADANSGCTSALSLLASSVPAATLQRSDEKVETEVESVETEVHEVKTEGNDDLGSVHVACKTVDVIQSEKSVLHKEGEVSYDYFNVEEVVEMIIIELNADKKIEAHEEYHDGDDGFSLFAY, from the exons ATGGAACTGGgagacgccgccgccggccagggaGCGCAAGGGGACGCCGCCTCCGGGGCCCTTGTCAG gaagaagaggatgaggaggaagagcACTGGCCCTGACTCCATTGCCGAGACGATCAAGTGGTGGAAGGAGCAGAACCAGAAGCTGCAGGACGAGAGCGGCTCCAGGAAGGCGCCGGCCAAGGGTTCCAAGAAAGGGTGCATGGCGGGCAAAGGAGGGCCTGAGAACGTCAACTGCGTGTATCGTGGCGTGAGGCAGCGGACGTGGGGCAAGTGGGTGGCGGAGATCCGCGAGCCCAACCGTGGCCGGCGGCTATGGCTGGGCTCCTTCCCTACCGCTGTGGAGGCTGCCCATGCATACGATGAGGCGGCAAAGGCCATGTATGGCCCCAAGGCACGTGTCAACTTCTCGGAGAACTCTGCTGACGCCAACTCTGGCTGCACATCGGCGCTTTCGTTGCTGGCATCTAGTGTACCAGCTGCCACGTTGCAACGGTCTGATGAGAAAGTGGAGACTGAGGTGGAATCTGTGGAGACTGAGGTCCATGAGGTGAAAACAGAAGGGAATGATGACTTGGGAAGTGTCCACGTTGCCTGCAAGACTGTGGACGTCATTCAATCTGAGAAGAGTGTGTTACACAAAGAAGGGGAAGTAAGTTATGATTACTTCAACGTTGAAGAGGTGGTTGAGATGATAATTATAGAATTGAATGCTGATAAAAAAATTGAAGCACATGAAGAATACCATGATGGAGATGATGGGTTTAGCCTTTTTGCATATTAG
- the LOC136449545 gene encoding dehydration-responsive element-binding protein 2A-like isoform X2, whose amino-acid sequence MMNELPCWVRKKRMRRKSTGPDSIAETIKWWKEQNQKLQDESGSRKAPAKGSKKGCMAGKGGPENVNCVYRGVRQRTWGKWVAEIREPNRGRRLWLGSFPTAVEAAHAYDEAAKAMYGPKARVNFSENSADANSGCTSALSLLASSVPAATLQRSDEKVETEVESVETEVHEVKTEGNDDLGSVHVACKTVDVIQSEKSVLHKEGEVSYDYFNVEEVVEMIIIELNADKKIEAHEEYHDGDDGFSLFAY is encoded by the coding sequence ATGATGAATGAATTGCCTTGTTGGGtcaggaagaagaggatgaggaggaagagcACTGGCCCTGACTCCATTGCCGAGACGATCAAGTGGTGGAAGGAGCAGAACCAGAAGCTGCAGGACGAGAGCGGCTCCAGGAAGGCGCCGGCCAAGGGTTCCAAGAAAGGGTGCATGGCGGGCAAAGGAGGGCCTGAGAACGTCAACTGCGTGTATCGTGGCGTGAGGCAGCGGACGTGGGGCAAGTGGGTGGCGGAGATCCGCGAGCCCAACCGTGGCCGGCGGCTATGGCTGGGCTCCTTCCCTACCGCTGTGGAGGCTGCCCATGCATACGATGAGGCGGCAAAGGCCATGTATGGCCCCAAGGCACGTGTCAACTTCTCGGAGAACTCTGCTGACGCCAACTCTGGCTGCACATCGGCGCTTTCGTTGCTGGCATCTAGTGTACCAGCTGCCACGTTGCAACGGTCTGATGAGAAAGTGGAGACTGAGGTGGAATCTGTGGAGACTGAGGTCCATGAGGTGAAAACAGAAGGGAATGATGACTTGGGAAGTGTCCACGTTGCCTGCAAGACTGTGGACGTCATTCAATCTGAGAAGAGTGTGTTACACAAAGAAGGGGAAGTAAGTTATGATTACTTCAACGTTGAAGAGGTGGTTGAGATGATAATTATAGAATTGAATGCTGATAAAAAAATTGAAGCACATGAAGAATACCATGATGGAGATGATGGGTTTAGCCTTTTTGCATATTAG